Proteins from one Lonchura striata isolate bLonStr1 chromosome 6, bLonStr1.mat, whole genome shotgun sequence genomic window:
- the LOC144246411 gene encoding olfactory receptor 14J1-like, with amino-acid sequence MSNSSSISHFLLLALADTRQLQLLHFCLFLGISLAALLGNGLIISAVACGHHLHTPMFFFLLNLALSDLGSICTTVPKAMHNSLWDTSTISYTGCAAQLFFFVFCTTTEFSLLTIMCYDRYVSICKPLHYGTLLGSRACAHMASAAWASAFLYSLLHTANTFSLSLCHGNSLGQFFCEIPQILKLSCSYSKLRELGLLAVSMSLGVGCFVFIVFSYVQIFRAVLRIPSEQGRHKAFSTCLPHLAVLSLFISTVMFAYLKPPSMSSPSLDLALSVLYSVVPPTLNPLIYSFRNQELKAAVWRLMTLPFQKH; translated from the coding sequence atgtccaacagcagctccatcagccacttcctcctgctggcactggcagacacgcggcagctgcagctcctgcacttctgcctcttcctgggcatctccctggctgccctcctgggcaacggcctcatcatcagcgccgtagcctgcggccaccacctgcacacgcccatgttcttcttcctgctcaacctggccctcagcgacctgggctccatctgcaccactgtccccaaagccatgcacaattccctctgggacaccagcaccatctcctacacaggatgtgctgcccagctctttttttttgtgttttgcacTACCACAGAGTTTTctctcctgaccatcatgtgctacgaccgctacgtgtccatctgcaaacccctgcactacgggaccctcctgggcagcagagcttgtgcccacatggcatcagctgcctgggccagtgcctttctctattcactgctgcacacagccaatacattttccctgtccctgtgccatggcaattccctgggccagttcttctgtgaaatcccacagatcctcaagctctcctgctcatATTCTAaactcagggaacttgggcttcttgctgTTAGTATGTCTTTAGGAGTCggatgttttgtgttcattgttttctcctatgtgcagatcttcagggctgtgctgaggatcccctctgagcagggacggcacaaagccttttccacctgcctccctcacctggctgtgctcTCCCTGTTTATCAGCACTGTAATGTTTGCCTACCTGAAGCCTCCctccatgtcctccccatccctggatctggccctttcagttctgtactcggtggtgcctccaaccctgaaccccctcatctataGCTttaggaaccaggagctcaaggctgcagtgtggagacTGATGACTTTgccatttcagaaacattaa